A region of Saccharococcus thermophilus DNA encodes the following proteins:
- a CDS encoding M14 family metallopeptidase, whose amino-acid sequence MKIAKIYITTFICLISFVLFTSFPTKAEETFVETVTKTDIYKKQGSTFIKIGTLREKEPLKVLSSLNEKYYTVQFGEQTAYILKENVKPVEKLDNSLFTEKGNKTYFQMYTIKSTPVYYFQGGERKELAIIEKNVPFSMIEENGDFYQIIVAGRKAYIDKNNVHFIFPQNDKSFQVAVKSVPVYYNKSGKFVEVGLLKQGQTFYSKSEYNGQWHVIEFGQLTGYVPKTGIKPITQKITPVSSEPFMYLVKVGKEIDVYNSTSKTRVAIATIQPGQVFAAKKLVGNFYEIVIAGKTAYLSQSAVNEKIDSKGIVNPYQTYTYEQMQRDIQRLQSFYPELVQTQIIGHSVEGRNIYAIKLGKGKREIFVNASHHAREHITTNLVMEMIDTYAFAYGNNQKIDNYSIRKTLDNTSIWFVPMVNPDGVTLVQKGYKAVKNSTLVLKINNGKKDFSAWKANIRGVDLNRQYDAYWKTICCNPGKPWYKNYKGPRPYSEPEAQAMRDFTLAHNFLTTVSYHSSGQIIYWHFHQSKEQAQRDYRLALMLSKKTKYSLVKPEKNPSGGGYKDWFVIQFKRPGFTIEVAPYVGECPVPLTHISHPLDENREDFFVPMSNESLTHKERKGVFHL is encoded by the coding sequence ATGAAAATAGCGAAGATTTATATAACCACCTTTATTTGCTTAATCTCCTTTGTATTATTTACTAGTTTTCCAACGAAAGCAGAAGAAACTTTTGTGGAGACGGTAACTAAAACAGATATTTATAAAAAACAAGGTAGTACATTTATAAAAATTGGGACGTTAAGGGAGAAAGAACCATTAAAAGTGTTATCTTCACTCAATGAGAAATATTACACCGTACAATTTGGAGAACAGACCGCTTATATTTTAAAAGAAAATGTAAAGCCAGTCGAAAAATTGGATAACTCCCTTTTCACCGAGAAAGGGAATAAAACGTATTTTCAAATGTATACAATAAAATCTACACCTGTGTACTATTTTCAAGGGGGAGAACGAAAAGAATTAGCCATTATTGAAAAAAATGTACCATTTTCTATGATCGAAGAAAATGGCGATTTTTATCAAATTATTGTTGCTGGAAGAAAAGCATACATAGATAAAAATAATGTTCATTTTATTTTTCCGCAAAATGACAAATCATTCCAAGTAGCAGTGAAATCTGTCCCCGTCTACTATAATAAGTCAGGAAAATTTGTAGAAGTCGGTTTATTAAAACAAGGCCAAACATTCTATAGCAAAAGTGAATACAATGGACAGTGGCATGTGATTGAGTTCGGTCAATTAACTGGATATGTTCCAAAAACGGGAATTAAACCGATCACACAGAAAATTACTCCTGTTTCCTCAGAGCCTTTTATGTATTTAGTGAAAGTAGGAAAAGAAATAGATGTTTATAATTCAACATCAAAGACGCGTGTCGCTATTGCAACGATTCAACCTGGACAAGTTTTCGCAGCGAAAAAACTCGTAGGCAATTTCTATGAAATTGTTATTGCTGGAAAAACAGCATATTTATCACAAAGTGCAGTAAACGAAAAAATTGATAGTAAAGGGATTGTCAACCCATATCAAACATATACATACGAACAAATGCAAAGAGACATTCAACGCTTGCAATCTTTTTATCCGGAATTAGTTCAAACTCAAATTATCGGTCATTCAGTAGAAGGAAGAAATATTTATGCCATAAAATTAGGAAAAGGCAAGAGAGAAATTTTCGTCAATGCTTCCCACCATGCTCGTGAACATATTACAACAAATTTAGTAATGGAAATGATTGATACTTACGCATTTGCTTACGGCAACAATCAGAAAATAGATAACTATAGCATTAGAAAAACATTGGATAACACATCTATTTGGTTTGTGCCAATGGTTAATCCAGACGGTGTGACACTTGTACAAAAGGGATATAAAGCTGTAAAAAATTCTACACTAGTTTTAAAGATTAATAACGGAAAAAAAGATTTTTCCGCCTGGAAAGCGAACATTCGCGGGGTTGATTTAAACAGACAATATGATGCATACTGGAAAACGATTTGTTGTAATCCTGGAAAACCATGGTACAAAAATTATAAAGGACCGCGTCCATATAGTGAACCTGAAGCGCAAGCAATGCGAGACTTTACACTAGCGCATAATTTTCTAACCACCGTTTCCTATCACTCTTCCGGACAAATTATTTATTGGCATTTCCATCAATCGAAAGAGCAAGCACAACGTGATTATCGACTTGCCTTGATGCTATCGAAGAAAACGAAATACTCGCTAGTAAAGCCAGAGAAAAACCCAAGTGGCGGCGGTTATAAAGATTGGTTTGTCATTCAATTCAAAAGACCAGGATTCACTATTGAAGTTGCTCCATATGTCGGAGAATGCCCTGTACCTTTAACTCACATTTCGCACCCTCTCGACGAAAATCGGGAGGATTTTTTCGTTCCGATGTCGAATGAATCCTTGACACACAAGGAACGTAAAGGAGTTTTTCACTTATGA
- a CDS encoding TetR/AcrR family transcriptional regulator, producing MKEKIIETSIELFDRKGFKETSVQEIVEAMGVTKGTFYYYYKSKEELLKDICISYIEDLLQQQQRILQDAEKSCTEKLYEIVYMLIRNIKARRKSARIFFREMRHLHKEHLREIKAKRRAFREHYQQLIEAGIARGEFKPTLTPDMITFGILGITNWSYYWFQPDGEISEEALADIYVDLILNGIKNRESLKEE from the coding sequence ATGAAAGAAAAAATTATCGAAACAAGCATCGAACTATTTGACCGCAAAGGATTTAAAGAAACATCGGTGCAAGAAATTGTCGAAGCCATGGGAGTAACGAAAGGAACATTCTATTACTATTACAAAAGCAAAGAAGAGCTGCTAAAAGATATATGCATCTCCTATATCGAAGATCTTTTGCAGCAGCAACAACGCATTTTGCAAGATGCGGAGAAAAGTTGCACGGAAAAACTGTACGAAATCGTCTATATGCTCATTCGCAATATTAAAGCAAGGCGGAAAAGCGCACGCATTTTCTTCCGCGAAATGCGGCATTTGCATAAAGAGCATTTGCGAGAAATTAAAGCAAAGCGGCGGGCGTTCCGGGAACATTACCAGCAGTTGATCGAAGCGGGAATCGCCCGCGGCGAATTTAAGCCGACGCTGACTCCGGATATGATCACATTTGGCATTTTAGGCATTACAAACTGGAGTTACTACTGGTTTCAGCCGGACGGAGAAATATCGGAAGAAGCGTTAGCAGACATTTACGTCGATTTGATTTTAAACGGAATCAAAAATCGCGAATCGTTGAAGGAAGAATAG
- a CDS encoding MaoC family dehydratase — protein MTKIRELKVGEWLPEVKLPPVSRLDLIKYAGASGDYNPIHTIDEEAKKAGLPGIIAHGMWTMGNLAKLFTPYYEEGFVQDYSVRFKSMVFLNDVVTLKATVKEKEDRALRFDVAAVNQDGKEVVKGEVVFSIY, from the coding sequence ATGACGAAAATCCGCGAATTAAAAGTAGGGGAGTGGTTGCCAGAAGTCAAGCTTCCGCCGGTCTCCCGCCTCGATCTCATTAAATATGCCGGCGCTTCCGGCGACTACAATCCGATTCATACGATTGACGAAGAGGCGAAAAAAGCGGGGCTGCCGGGCATTATCGCCCATGGAATGTGGACGATGGGCAACCTTGCCAAACTGTTTACCCCATATTATGAAGAAGGATTTGTGCAAGACTACTCCGTCCGCTTTAAATCCATGGTATTTTTAAATGACGTCGTCACGTTAAAAGCGACGGTGAAAGAAAAAGAGGACCGGGCATTGCGTTTTGATGTGGCGGCCGTCAATCAAGACGGAAAAGAAGTCGTCAAGGGAGAAGTCGTGTTTTCTATCTATTAA
- a CDS encoding MaoC family dehydratase N-terminal domain-containing protein, with product MFAEHIGKCSNKVKNVVERGAVKKFAEAIGDPHPIYWDEETGKKSRYQRNIAPPTFPRVFDYGVIEGLKLPSKGLIHGEQRFHYERPLFVGEELYCYAKVEDYYEKKSSMGELGFLVITNYGEDPSGNVIFTSTSTIIITEAVRKAMVV from the coding sequence ATGTTTGCCGAACATATCGGAAAATGCTCCAATAAAGTAAAAAACGTCGTCGAACGGGGAGCGGTGAAAAAGTTTGCCGAAGCGATCGGTGATCCGCATCCGATTTATTGGGATGAGGAAACGGGGAAAAAGTCACGCTACCAAAGAAACATTGCTCCTCCGACATTTCCAAGGGTGTTTGACTACGGCGTGATTGAAGGGCTGAAACTCCCAAGCAAAGGATTGATTCACGGCGAACAGCGGTTTCATTACGAAAGACCGTTGTTTGTTGGGGAAGAGCTGTATTGCTATGCGAAAGTGGAAGATTACTATGAAAAGAAAAGCAGCATGGGCGAGCTTGGGTTTTTAGTCATCACGAATTACGGGGAAGACCCATCCGGAAACGTGATTTTTACGTCCACCTCGACAATTATTATTACGGAAGCAGTGAGAAAGGCGATGGTCGTATGA
- a CDS encoding beta-ketoacyl-ACP reductase, whose product MSQRFTGRVAFVTGGSRGIGKAIVTRFAEEGAKVAFIDLNEEALHATASELREKGYEVYAKVANVTDREQVETTVKEIVDQFGSIDILVNNAGVIRDNLLFKMTDEDWQTVMDVHLKGAFYCARAVQKYMVEKRYGRIINVSSTSALGNRGQANYAAAKAGIQGFTKTLAIELGKFGITTNAVAPGFIETDMTKATAERLGISFEQLIQASVTNIPVGRSGKPEDVAQAVAFFADEKSSFINGQVLYVAGGPKC is encoded by the coding sequence ATGAGCCAAAGATTTACAGGAAGAGTCGCATTCGTTACAGGGGGAAGCCGCGGAATCGGCAAGGCGATCGTTACGCGTTTTGCCGAAGAAGGAGCGAAAGTGGCGTTCATCGACTTAAATGAAGAAGCATTGCACGCCACCGCAAGTGAATTGCGCGAAAAAGGCTATGAAGTATATGCAAAAGTCGCGAACGTTACCGATCGCGAACAAGTCGAAACAACGGTAAAAGAAATTGTCGATCAATTCGGATCGATCGATATTCTCGTCAATAACGCCGGGGTCATTCGCGACAATTTGCTGTTTAAAATGACGGATGAGGACTGGCAAACGGTAATGGATGTTCACCTCAAAGGCGCGTTTTACTGCGCGCGAGCCGTTCAAAAATACATGGTAGAAAAACGGTACGGCCGCATTATTAATGTTTCTTCCACTTCCGCGCTTGGCAACCGCGGGCAAGCGAACTATGCGGCGGCGAAAGCAGGCATTCAAGGCTTTACGAAAACGCTGGCGATCGAGCTGGGCAAGTTTGGCATCACCACGAACGCGGTTGCTCCTGGGTTTATTGAAACCGATATGACAAAAGCAACGGCGGAAAGATTAGGCATTTCGTTTGAACAATTAATTCAGGCTAGCGTCACGAACATTCCGGTCGGACGAAGCGGCAAGCCGGAAGATGTCGCGCAGGCGGTGGCGTTCTTCGCCGATGAAAAATCTTCCTTTATTAACGGCCAAGTGCTATACGTAGCCGGAGGTCCAAAATGTTAA
- a CDS encoding acyl-CoA dehydrogenase family protein, with the protein MHLRLTDEQRMVQKAIRKFVEKELMPLENEVLRNEREGKPGLSEEKLKELQLKAKEAGFWGINTPEEYGGANLGHVMQAIVTMEVSKTFVPFRFGGSADNILYYANEEQKKKYLIPTINGEKKSCFAMTEPGAGSDTRNIKMTAVKDGNEWVLNGEKTFITGGNEADFVMVIAITDKERHQATNGREGVTCFIVDREMGWRSEPIHTMGPATPASLIFENVRVPEENILGELHGGYKLGLEWIGYARWIVGARAVGAAERLLQMAIDYAKERVTFGKPIAERQAIQWMIADSAVEIEAAKWLVLNAAFTLDQGEDNRHLASMAKLFGANMGNRVVDRVMQIHGGMGYTKEMPIERWYRDARLWRIYDGTDEIQRMIIARNLLKGHVKLGQFL; encoded by the coding sequence ATGCATTTGCGCCTTACTGATGAACAGCGGATGGTGCAAAAGGCCATTCGCAAATTCGTTGAAAAAGAATTAATGCCGTTAGAAAACGAAGTATTGCGAAACGAACGGGAAGGGAAACCGGGGCTGTCTGAGGAGAAGTTGAAAGAATTGCAGCTCAAAGCGAAAGAAGCGGGTTTTTGGGGGATTAATACACCGGAAGAATACGGCGGCGCCAACCTTGGGCACGTCATGCAGGCGATTGTGACGATGGAAGTGTCAAAAACGTTTGTTCCATTCCGGTTTGGCGGGTCGGCGGATAATATTCTCTATTACGCGAATGAAGAACAAAAGAAAAAATATTTGATTCCGACCATTAATGGCGAGAAAAAATCATGCTTTGCCATGACGGAGCCAGGCGCGGGGTCAGACACTAGAAATATTAAAATGACCGCGGTCAAAGATGGAAACGAATGGGTGCTCAACGGGGAAAAAACGTTTATCACCGGCGGAAATGAAGCCGATTTTGTGATGGTCATCGCCATTACCGACAAAGAACGCCATCAAGCAACGAATGGACGGGAAGGGGTTACTTGTTTTATCGTCGACCGGGAGATGGGCTGGCGTTCCGAACCGATACATACGATGGGGCCGGCGACACCTGCCAGCTTAATCTTTGAGAATGTGCGCGTTCCGGAAGAAAACATTTTAGGGGAGCTGCACGGCGGCTATAAACTCGGGCTGGAGTGGATCGGGTATGCCCGCTGGATTGTCGGCGCGAGAGCGGTCGGAGCGGCGGAACGGCTGCTGCAAATGGCGATTGATTATGCGAAAGAGCGCGTGACATTTGGCAAGCCGATCGCGGAAAGACAAGCGATTCAATGGATGATCGCCGATTCGGCTGTCGAAATAGAAGCGGCGAAATGGCTCGTGTTAAACGCGGCGTTCACGCTCGACCAAGGCGAGGACAACCGCCATTTAGCATCGATGGCCAAACTGTTCGGCGCCAACATGGGCAACCGCGTCGTTGACCGCGTTATGCAAATTCACGGCGGCATGGGCTATACGAAAGAAATGCCGATCGAACGCTGGTATCGTGATGCCAGACTTTGGCGCATTTATGATGGCACGGATGAAATTCAGCGAATGATTATCGCGAGAAACTTGCTCAAAGGGCATGTTAAATTGGGGCAATTTCTATAA
- a CDS encoding NAD-dependent protein deacylase — MDVIKELAQRIASADSIAVLTGAGMSTESGIPDFRSENGIYAQEENVEYYLSEYYFEKDPIDFWHRFKRMFSLKLMGNFAPNDGHRFLHQLEEMGKKVTILTQNIDGLHKKAGSTNVIELHGTLQTATCPECGEKYDLAFINSHDVPRCERKAANGNKCNEILKPDVVLFGGLVPRIEEAFAAAAESDLLIAMGTSLEVTPVNQIPLYVASQSPGTYKVIINKTPTRMDDVFDLVIHGGIGETVAKVRSYMAGAR, encoded by the coding sequence ATGGATGTCATTAAAGAGCTTGCACAACGAATCGCTAGCGCCGACTCGATCGCCGTTTTGACTGGCGCGGGAATGAGCACGGAATCAGGAATTCCCGATTTCCGCAGCGAAAATGGGATCTATGCGCAGGAAGAAAATGTCGAATACTATTTGTCCGAATACTACTTTGAAAAAGATCCTATTGATTTTTGGCATCGTTTTAAACGGATGTTTTCGTTAAAACTAATGGGCAATTTTGCGCCGAACGATGGTCATCGGTTCCTTCACCAATTAGAAGAGATGGGTAAAAAGGTGACCATTTTGACGCAAAACATCGATGGGCTGCATAAAAAGGCGGGGAGCACCAACGTCATCGAATTGCACGGTACTTTGCAGACGGCAACGTGTCCGGAATGCGGCGAAAAGTATGATTTAGCGTTTATCAACAGCCATGATGTTCCGCGGTGCGAGCGGAAAGCGGCAAATGGAAATAAGTGCAATGAAATTTTAAAACCAGATGTGGTGCTGTTTGGCGGATTAGTGCCAAGAATCGAAGAAGCGTTCGCCGCGGCGGCAGAAAGTGATTTGCTGATCGCGATGGGCACAAGCCTAGAAGTAACGCCGGTCAATCAAATCCCTCTTTACGTAGCTTCCCAGTCCCCCGGTACATATAAAGTAATCATTAATAAAACACCAACAAGAATGGATGACGTATTTGACCTTGTCATTCATGGCGGAATTGGAGAAACAGTGGCAAAAGTGCGTTCATATATGGCAGGTGCGCGCTGA
- a CDS encoding YcnI family protein, which translates to MKKAWSQTSKVLVLMVATFLLCTGIASAHVTVKPNISAPGAWETYTVKIPVEKDVPTTKVTLKIPDGMEFVSYQPEQGWKVTLDKDASGKVKTVTWTAEGQGLLPGQFQQFFFIAKNPDKEGKVAWDAYQYYKDGSIVEWTGTENSQTPHSVTEISQAATAQSGHDTHSHGEQAAQNQAQPENKTNNEQNKNGLSIATMVIAVIALIVSIVAFLKKRA; encoded by the coding sequence ATGAAAAAAGCATGGTCGCAAACTTCCAAAGTACTTGTTTTGATGGTGGCAACCTTTTTATTATGCACAGGAATCGCCAGCGCTCATGTGACGGTAAAGCCGAACATCTCCGCGCCTGGCGCTTGGGAAACGTATACGGTTAAAATCCCAGTGGAAAAAGATGTTCCAACGACGAAAGTCACATTAAAAATTCCGGACGGCATGGAATTCGTATCCTATCAACCAGAGCAAGGCTGGAAAGTGACGCTGGATAAAGACGCGTCTGGAAAGGTAAAAACGGTCACATGGACTGCGGAAGGGCAAGGTCTGTTGCCAGGACAATTTCAACAGTTTTTCTTTATTGCGAAAAACCCAGATAAGGAAGGGAAAGTTGCCTGGGATGCGTATCAATATTATAAAGACGGCTCCATTGTCGAGTGGACGGGAACGGAAAACTCACAAACTCCTCATTCTGTAACGGAAATCAGCCAAGCGGCCACGGCGCAAAGCGGCCACGATACGCACAGCCACGGCGAACAGGCGGCGCAGAATCAGGCTCAGCCAGAAAATAAAACCAACAACGAGCAAAACAAAAACGGGCTATCGATCGCTACCATGGTGATTGCCGTCATTGCTCTGATCGTTTCGATCGTTGCTTTCCTGAAAAAAAGAGCGTAA
- a CDS encoding copper resistance protein CopC produces the protein MSYWQKALRWGWISIFCLTVLASLPVRSLAHAYIVATTPKVNEKLVEAPKTIRIEFNENIQSTFYALKLLNQRGQEIRLHDVRIDATNPHVLKGNVPNRLANGVYVMKWKVVSSDGHPVEGTIPFQIGQSSDNGALSDSERNSYVPKFDMIIIRGLFYIGLSLFLSLLWFKLFIYLPLGAWRFSARDKVLYWAAYSLTALATLLSLPLQITVEADVSWLQALKGALVKKMLLHTSFGTIWMIQCVLLFLLFVVGYAMFGKRERHSKRWAIVSFVLGASILFAKAWTGHAAASSHPLVARVMDFLHLFSASVWVGCLVIIAAILPFDMPGTEKSKYWEAVRRFSCWAAGLVAILMMTGIYAALQQIPTLDALFQTIYGKALLGKVLLLVVMLMLAAVNWILGRKQKNVLGITVWSEFGLGIGAMLLAAMLTNLPPAAVSPGPFTQTKAAGSYQVTLHITPNVLGTNQFQIKIKDAKGRAIQDIEQVMVTLASKEMDMGETTFRALKIASGVYQAKETMSMAGRWNVHVHILTTSLQSADATFACYVGSQ, from the coding sequence TTGTCATATTGGCAAAAGGCGTTACGGTGGGGATGGATAAGTATTTTCTGTTTAACCGTGTTAGCATCGCTTCCTGTCCGATCGTTGGCCCACGCTTACATTGTCGCAACGACGCCTAAGGTAAATGAAAAGTTGGTCGAAGCTCCGAAAACCATTCGCATTGAATTTAATGAAAACATCCAATCGACTTTTTATGCGCTCAAACTTCTCAATCAAAGAGGACAAGAGATTCGCTTGCATGATGTTCGCATCGATGCAACCAATCCGCATGTGCTAAAAGGGAATGTGCCGAATCGTTTGGCTAATGGAGTATATGTAATGAAATGGAAAGTTGTCTCTAGCGACGGCCATCCTGTCGAAGGGACGATCCCCTTTCAAATCGGCCAAAGCAGCGATAATGGCGCATTATCCGATTCGGAAAGAAACAGCTATGTTCCCAAATTCGATATGATCATCATTCGCGGACTTTTTTACATAGGTCTATCGCTATTTTTAAGCTTGCTTTGGTTTAAATTGTTTATATATCTTCCATTGGGTGCATGGCGGTTTTCGGCTCGGGATAAGGTGTTGTATTGGGCGGCGTATAGTCTAACGGCGCTAGCGACGCTGTTGAGTTTGCCGTTGCAAATTACGGTGGAGGCGGATGTGTCGTGGCTTCAGGCGCTAAAAGGCGCGCTTGTGAAAAAGATGCTGCTTCATACGTCTTTTGGGACCATATGGATGATTCAATGCGTGCTCTTATTTTTATTATTTGTTGTTGGATATGCAATGTTTGGGAAAAGGGAGCGCCATTCGAAACGATGGGCGATTGTCTCATTCGTACTTGGGGCCAGCATTCTTTTCGCCAAAGCGTGGACGGGCCACGCGGCAGCTTCGTCTCATCCGCTTGTTGCTCGTGTGATGGATTTTCTTCATCTTTTTAGCGCTTCCGTTTGGGTCGGATGCTTAGTGATCATAGCTGCGATTTTGCCTTTTGACATGCCAGGAACCGAGAAAAGTAAATATTGGGAAGCAGTCCGCCGTTTTTCGTGTTGGGCAGCTGGATTGGTCGCCATTCTAATGATGACAGGCATTTACGCTGCTTTACAACAAATTCCAACGTTGGACGCACTGTTTCAAACGATATATGGTAAAGCGCTTCTCGGTAAAGTGCTCCTTCTTGTCGTTATGCTTATGTTGGCGGCGGTGAACTGGATTTTGGGGCGCAAGCAGAAAAACGTATTAGGAATAACGGTATGGTCTGAATTTGGCCTCGGCATCGGCGCGATGCTGCTTGCCGCGATGTTGACGAATTTGCCGCCCGCAGCGGTTTCGCCGGGACCTTTTACGCAAACGAAGGCAGCCGGAAGCTATCAAGTGACACTGCATATTACCCCCAATGTATTAGGGACAAATCAATTTCAAATAAAGATCAAAGACGCGAAGGGAAGAGCTATTCAGGATATTGAGCAAGTAATGGTTACATTGGCGTCAAAAGAAATGGATATGGGAGAAACAACGTTTCGAGCATTAAAAATTGCTTCCGGTGTTTATCAGGCAAAGGAAACGATGAGCATGGCCGGACGGTGGAATGTTCATGTGCATATCCTGACAACGTCGTTGCAAAGCGCGGACGCCACTTTTGCTTGTTATGTAGGAAGCCAATAA
- a CDS encoding amino acid permease: MAAKKWGLWILTAFVVGNMVGGGIFMIPASLAQVASPMGAALAWLATGLGVWMIALVFGSLATRKPDLKAGPQSYAQAMFSSPKAGNIAGYSMAWGYWSANWAATASVIISFAGYLSTFFPIMQSKHVLFTIGSFPLEAGKALTFAVCTTVLWGIHWILVRDFQRAGNINILATGAKVIGFLLYIVATVWVFNAANLGSGFAFADKNGQAVSVPSQINGAAITTLWAFIGIESAVMLSNRAKSPKDVKKATLLGLVISVLIYIGITLLTMGALSQEELKQSQKPLVDALYSVIGSNGAYIMAILALVSLFGSTIGWIVVSSEVPYQAAREGLFPAFFAKTNKSGSPTRSLFITNFMTQIFLFSTVSGTMNEAYNFAIVVATLAYLVPYLVSALYHLKLIITGETYKNAKQIRMRDGIITLAALVYSIWVIKTGTADWYTFFLGIGLFVAGLVLYPFIMKPKSLDHKQTELKGA, from the coding sequence ATGGCTGCAAAAAAATGGGGATTATGGATTTTAACCGCCTTCGTCGTTGGAAACATGGTCGGCGGTGGCATATTTATGATTCCGGCAAGCCTAGCACAAGTAGCAAGCCCAATGGGGGCAGCGCTCGCCTGGCTCGCAACCGGATTGGGCGTCTGGATGATTGCGCTCGTATTTGGCAGTCTAGCAACAAGAAAACCCGATCTTAAAGCAGGACCGCAAAGCTACGCGCAAGCGATGTTTTCTTCGCCAAAAGCAGGAAACATCGCAGGCTACAGCATGGCGTGGGGATATTGGTCGGCGAACTGGGCGGCCACTGCGTCCGTTATTATTTCGTTTGCCGGCTATTTAAGCACGTTTTTCCCGATCATGCAAAGCAAGCACGTACTATTTACGATAGGATCGTTTCCATTGGAAGCCGGAAAAGCACTGACTTTTGCGGTATGTACAACGGTATTGTGGGGAATTCACTGGATTCTCGTCCGCGATTTTCAACGCGCCGGAAACATTAACATTTTGGCGACAGGAGCGAAAGTGATCGGATTCCTTCTTTATATTGTCGCCACCGTTTGGGTGTTTAACGCCGCAAACTTAGGAAGCGGGTTTGCCTTTGCGGATAAAAACGGACAAGCAGTGTCCGTACCAAGCCAAATCAACGGAGCGGCGATTACCACGCTATGGGCGTTTATCGGCATTGAATCGGCCGTCATGCTGTCAAACCGCGCCAAATCGCCGAAAGACGTGAAAAAAGCAACATTGTTGGGACTTGTCATTTCTGTTCTCATTTATATCGGAATCACGTTATTGACAATGGGAGCTCTTTCACAGGAGGAGTTAAAACAGTCGCAAAAACCGCTCGTAGACGCGCTCTATTCCGTTATCGGAAGCAACGGAGCGTACATCATGGCTATCTTGGCGCTCGTTTCCCTATTCGGCTCGACGATCGGCTGGATTGTCGTCAGTTCGGAAGTTCCATATCAAGCGGCAAGAGAAGGATTATTCCCTGCTTTCTTTGCCAAAACAAACAAGAGCGGCAGCCCGACCCGCTCTCTGTTCATCACGAATTTCATGACGCAAATTTTTCTATTTTCGACCGTATCGGGAACGATGAACGAAGCGTACAATTTTGCCATTGTCGTCGCGACGCTTGCCTACTTAGTTCCGTATCTCGTCTCGGCCTTGTATCATTTGAAATTAATCATTACGGGAGAAACGTACAAAAATGCGAAACAAATTCGCATGCGCGACGGCATCATTACATTGGCGGCGCTAGTATACTCGATTTGGGTCATCAAAACGGGAACAGCGGATTGGTATACATTTTTCTTAGGAATCGGTCTATTTGTAGCGGGGTTGGTATTATATCCATTCATCATGAAACCAAAATCGCTCGATCACAAGCAGACAGAATTAAAAGGAGCGTAA